From the Edaphobacter bradus genome, the window TAATCATCGCAACAACCCTCGAGTACAGACAGAGCAGTGTTTCATTGGTGAGCACGAAGGCACCGTCGTCTGGCTCGAGGATGACGGCCGTGCAAACTCATCGACCAAACTGGTGGATCAGGCAAAGTCCGGCGAGTCTTCCGAGTACGGCCGACTGATACGGCTGGATGCTGTCGCCGGCCCATTCGCAGAAGCCCACGGAAGCCTGAGCCTCGTCAAGGTTGACACCGAAGGGTACGATTTCTCAGTTTTGCGCTCGGGCGCTGCACTCCTTGACCGTTACAAGCCGGCCCTCTACTTCGAATGGTACCCGGATCTCTTGATTGGTCTGCATGAGCAGGTCTGGGACGGCTTCGACTATCTGGAGAGCATCGGATATCACCACTTCGTATTCTTCTCCAGTCAGGGTGACTACTACTGCCACCTGTCGAGACCGGACCACTTCATTCTGCGAAGCCTGGCCAGCACCGCCAGCCAGAACAAAACCCTCCTATACTTCGATGTATTCGCCTCGACCGATGAAGGCATTTGCAAAAGGCTGGTCGAACTAACTATCACCCCAATGAACTCTTCATCCTACTCACACGCCGAGCCATCATGACTGCCAGCTGAACGTCTTTTGACCGTCACCTCTCCAAACAGCAGCAAGGACCAAATGCGAAACTGCAAAATGTGCCTCGCAACTGTGATATAGTATAGTTGCGCAGTGAGAAAATGACTCACGCGCAAAGAGCATCGCAGGCAAAGACTCCTCGTGGAATTCGGAGATCTGGCCAGAGACTGCGATCGCTTCTCCCCACCGCCTGTCTTCCCACCTGAATTGGAAGCCGCGTTGGTTGCTCTGGCTCGAGGCCGTCATCGGACGAGTCTCGCCTGCAGCAGCAACGCTTCGGACGTACAAAGCCTTGCTGATTACCCGAATCCATGGCGCCTAGGCGCATCTGCATCTCTCTGCCGCTTCATCAACGCGAAGGAACACATCTTGACTACAGCAACGCTCGAGCAGCCCGCAACCCCGCAGGCTGACGCCGCAACCTCTACCCTCCCCCAGAACGGTCCCCTCTTCACGGACTTCAACATCTCCGACTCCCTCAAGAGCCGCCTCACCAACGCCGGCTTCATCAAACCCACGCCGGTCCAGGCCGGAGCCATTCCGCCCGCCCTTGAAGGCAAAGACATCCTCGCCACCGCCTCCACCGGAACCGGCAAGACGCTCAGCTTCCTCGTGCCCATCATCGAGCGGCTCGACGCCACCTCGGCGCCCAGCACGCGCGGCAAGCGCAACCCGATTCGTACGCTCATCCTTCTGCCCACGCGCGAGCTCGCCATGCAGGTCCTCGACGTCTACTGGAAGCTGATGCCCAGCGCCAAGCACGACGCCGTGCTCGTCTGCGGTGGCCTCTCGGAGAACAACCAGTTCGACCAGCTCGACCGCGGACCGCGCCTCGTCGTCGCCACGCCTGGACGGCTCGAGGACTTCCTCCGCCGCCGCGAGATCGACCTCTCCCACGTTGAGATGTTCGTCCTCGACGAGGTCGACCGGATGCTCGACATGGGCTTTCTCCCCGCCATCCGCCGCATCGTCACCGCCGTGCCGCGCCAACGCCAGACCATGTGCTACTCGGCGACGCTCGACGCCAACATCCAGGAGATAGTGCGCGACTACGTCAAGAGCCCTGTCCGCATCGAGATCGGCGCCACCTCGAAGCCGTCGGACCGCGTCGAGCTCCGCGCCTGCACCGTCATGCAGGACCAGAAGCTCGGCCTGCTGAACCAGATGCTCAACGAGGAGCAGGGAACCTTCCTCGTCTTCTCACGCACCAAGCACGGCGCTGACCGCATCTCACGCAAGCTGCAGAAGCTCGGCCACGACTCCGACGCCATCCACGGCGACCGCAGCCAGTCGCAGCGCACCGCGGCACTCAAGGGCTTCGCAAATGGCAAGCACCGCGTGCTCGTCGCCACCGACGTCGCCGCGCGCGGAATCGACATCTCCGACATCGCCCACGTCGTCAACTACGACCTTCCCAACGCCAGCGAGGACTTCGTCCACCGCATCGGCCGGACGGGACGCGCCGGCGCTAAGGGCATTGCCACCACCTTCGTCATGCCGCAGGAGCGCCATGACGCACGCAAGCTCGAGCGCGAACTCAACATAAAGTTCGACTGGCGCGAGGCCGATAAGAACCTTGAGCGGGAGGAGCGCAACAAGCCCGTCGATCTCAACACCATCGTGAACTCTGGCGTCACCGACCTGCTCGCCCTTGAGACCCGTTCCTGGCGCAACGACTCCAGCGCATCGGCCTACGGCAAGCCTGCCGACTCGCGTGGCGGCAACAACGGCTTCCGCAGCCGCCGCAAGGGCAAAGGCCAGCAGCAGGGCCACGGCGGCAACAACGCCCATCCCGGCCGCAACGCCTCGCACTCGCGCGGAGGAAACTCGGGCAACCGCCCAACCCGCGGCAACCGGGGGCGCTAGCTTCAGTCTGAATCCTCGCTTCAACCACGCTCCGCGCCGGCCAACCAGCCCCGCGGAGCGTTTCGTCTTAACCGGGCTCGCGGTGCACTCCCTGTAAGGTGGAGGTGTTCCGATCCAGCATCTGCCTGCAGGTCATCGTCGGTGGAGGCCTCGTCTTCGCCGCCGGAGTCCTCACCGGCCAGTCCTGACGCGCGTCACTCAAGAAAAAATTTACCTTCTCTCAAGCTCCGCCCTATACGATGGAAGAAAAGCTATGACCTCTTTCTCCAAGGTCAGCACGCGCGACGTCCGGAAGTTCAAGCGCGAAGCGGCCTGTTCATGAGCGTGGCCAGCTTGCCAAAGACCGCGGCTCGCTTCGCAGACTCACGGGCCTCCGTTCTCTTCGATCTCATTCGCGGCCTCGCGGCTCTCGTCGTTCTCTTCGAACACTCGCGCAACCTCTTCTTCATCGACTATCACCAGATTACGCAGCATCGCGGTCTGCTGGCGCTGCCGTACCTTCTCTCGGGAGCGGGCCATCAGGCGGTTGTCGTCTTCTTCCTCCTCAGCGGCTACTTCATCAGCGGAGCCGTCTTCCGTGCTCTCGATCGCAACCAGTGGCAGTGGAGCGACTATCTTCTGCGGCGATTCCTGCGCCTCTGGGTTGTCCTTGTGCCGGCTCTTCTCCTGTGCCTCTTCTGGGATAAGCTCGGAATCCGCCTCGGCCACGCCCCGGCTCTCTACAGCGGGGCCGTTCAGAACCACATGATCGGCGATGTGCGACATCTCCTCGCCCCGCATATCTTCTTCGGCAATCTGTTCTTCGTGCAGGTCGTTCTCACGCCAGTCTTCGGCTCCGACGGCGCGCTGTGGAGCCTCGCCTACGAGTTCTGGTACTACATCCTCTTCCCCCTGGGCATCCTCGCGCTGCGGCGTCGGACGCAGCGGCTTTATCGTGTTGTGTGTGCCGTGCTCTTCGTGGCGACGGCGTGGTTCGTCCGCGGAGGTATCCTTCTCTCGTTTCCCATCTGGCTGGCGGGCGCGCTGCTCTACAAGCTGCCTGCGCCACGCCTCTCTGCTGGCGCGGGATACTGGTTGCGCATAGCCGCGGCGGCTATCTATCTGCCGGCCTTCTTCGGGCTGGCGAAGATCCACACCTTCCCGAGCCTTCTCAACGACTACATCCTGGCCATCCTGACCTTTGGCCTGCTGTGGCTGCTGCTTTCTGCAAACGACTGCTACACCCCCGGCTCCCCGGGCGAGCGGGCCTCGCGCAATCTGGCTCGTTTTTCTTACACTCTCTACGCCGTCCATACGCCGCTGCTGGTGTTCCTTGCATCGCTGCTCATTGGGGATACGCGCTGGACTCCCTCCTTGCGGACCGTCGCCCTCTTCATAGGCATTCTGCTCGCGACTGTCGGCTACGCCTATCTCCTCGCCTACTTCACCGAGTTCAGGACCGACACTCTGCGCCTACGCCTCGAAAGGCTCTTCGGCATGCCGACCTCCAGACCTGCGCTGCCCTCTGCCCCGGTCACAGAGGCGATCGCTGCGCGCGAGATGGCAAGCCAGTAAAAATCGGTGCGAAGTGCGACTTCTCTCCTCTGACGCGATCAAAGGGGCGACGCTCCCGCTGCAAGCGCTCCCTTCGAGCTGCACGTCGTTTCACATTCCCGATCTCGCGTGATCCATTGATCCGCTGCTCACAATTGCATCCACCGCGAAATTCGGCGAAACCCTGTAAAATAAGAGGAATCACATGATCTCCGTCTCCAACGTCACCATGCGCTACGGCTCGAAGCTCCTCTTTGAGGATGTTTCGGTCACCTTTACCACCGGCCGCCGCTACGGCCTCACCGGCCCCAACGGCGCCGGCAAATCCACCTTCATGAAGGTCCTCACCGGCGAGATCGACGC encodes:
- a CDS encoding DEAD/DEAH box helicase; the encoded protein is MTTATLEQPATPQADAATSTLPQNGPLFTDFNISDSLKSRLTNAGFIKPTPVQAGAIPPALEGKDILATASTGTGKTLSFLVPIIERLDATSAPSTRGKRNPIRTLILLPTRELAMQVLDVYWKLMPSAKHDAVLVCGGLSENNQFDQLDRGPRLVVATPGRLEDFLRRREIDLSHVEMFVLDEVDRMLDMGFLPAIRRIVTAVPRQRQTMCYSATLDANIQEIVRDYVKSPVRIEIGATSKPSDRVELRACTVMQDQKLGLLNQMLNEEQGTFLVFSRTKHGADRISRKLQKLGHDSDAIHGDRSQSQRTAALKGFANGKHRVLVATDVAARGIDISDIAHVVNYDLPNASEDFVHRIGRTGRAGAKGIATTFVMPQERHDARKLERELNIKFDWREADKNLEREERNKPVDLNTIVNSGVTDLLALETRSWRNDSSASAYGKPADSRGGNNGFRSRRKGKGQQQGHGGNNAHPGRNASHSRGGNSGNRPTRGNRGR
- a CDS encoding FkbM family methyltransferase — its product is MVMPAEHALPTVLYNYPQYNRPLALAVSALASSSSGNSGLTVIDVGANIGETVAVIDQFVPGVSYLCIEADQDIARICKFNHRNNPRVQTEQCFIGEHEGTVVWLEDDGRANSSTKLVDQAKSGESSEYGRLIRLDAVAGPFAEAHGSLSLVKVDTEGYDFSVLRSGAALLDRYKPALYFEWYPDLLIGLHEQVWDGFDYLESIGYHHFVFFSSQGDYYCHLSRPDHFILRSLASTASQNKTLLYFDVFASTDEGICKRLVELTITPMNSSSYSHAEPS
- a CDS encoding acyltransferase family protein, whose product is MSVASLPKTAARFADSRASVLFDLIRGLAALVVLFEHSRNLFFIDYHQITQHRGLLALPYLLSGAGHQAVVVFFLLSGYFISGAVFRALDRNQWQWSDYLLRRFLRLWVVLVPALLLCLFWDKLGIRLGHAPALYSGAVQNHMIGDVRHLLAPHIFFGNLFFVQVVLTPVFGSDGALWSLAYEFWYYILFPLGILALRRRTQRLYRVVCAVLFVATAWFVRGGILLSFPIWLAGALLYKLPAPRLSAGAGYWLRIAAAAIYLPAFFGLAKIHTFPSLLNDYILAILTFGLLWLLLSANDCYTPGSPGERASRNLARFSYTLYAVHTPLLVFLASLLIGDTRWTPSLRTVALFIGILLATVGYAYLLAYFTEFRTDTLRLRLERLFGMPTSRPALPSAPVTEAIAAREMASQ